One genomic region from Frateuria soli encodes:
- the polX gene encoding DNA polymerase/3'-5' exonuclease PolX, which translates to MARTTASLPAAPPVAAASNAEVAAVFDEIADWLELDGANPFRVRAYRNAARTIGGWPQPLDTWRDPEHPLADLPGIGDDLAGKIEQILRGGSCDLLRQLRRTHPRGLTALLRLPGLGPKRAQRLHDELGVSSVGGLLRAARAGRIRTLRGFGKDTERHLLEAATQSLGNTPRWKLAAALQQAEALVAYLKAAPEPAQVVLAGSLRRWRETIGDVDVLVATASARALGARFLAYPLVQRVLAQGSTRSSVVLRSGLQVDLRVVRPASLGAALVYFTGSKAHNLALRALARKRGLKINEYGVYHGSRRIAGDTEASVYASVGLPAIPPELRENAGEIEAAAAGSLPSLIALEDLRGDLHCHTNASDGSADLDAMARAASAAGLEYLAITDHSRGLAVTGGLDRRRLLAQIEAIDRFNASHAAPLLLKGIEVDILEDGRLDLPDDLLARLDLVVGAVHSHFDLSRERQTARLLRAMDHPCFSILAHPTGRLIEQRAAYAVDIERVVRHARERGCFLEANAHPDRLDLDDVHCRLAKAAGVPLAIGSDAHDIAGFAALRFGIGQARRGWIETGDVINTLPLAALKARLAATMRG; encoded by the coding sequence ATGGCCCGGACCACCGCTTCCCTGCCGGCCGCCCCGCCCGTGGCTGCCGCCAGCAACGCCGAAGTCGCGGCGGTCTTCGACGAGATCGCCGACTGGCTGGAACTGGATGGCGCCAACCCTTTCCGCGTGCGGGCCTACCGCAACGCCGCCCGCACCATCGGCGGCTGGCCGCAGCCGCTGGACACCTGGCGTGACCCCGAGCATCCGCTTGCCGACCTGCCGGGCATCGGCGACGACCTGGCCGGCAAGATCGAGCAGATCCTTCGCGGCGGCTCGTGCGACCTGTTGCGCCAGTTGCGACGTACCCATCCGCGTGGCCTCACCGCCCTGCTGCGGCTGCCGGGGCTGGGCCCCAAGAGGGCGCAGCGACTGCACGACGAACTGGGCGTCAGCTCGGTCGGCGGGCTGCTGCGCGCCGCGCGCGCCGGGCGCATCCGCACGCTCAGGGGTTTCGGCAAGGACACCGAACGGCACCTGCTGGAGGCGGCGACGCAATCCCTCGGCAACACGCCGCGCTGGAAGCTTGCCGCGGCATTGCAGCAGGCCGAGGCGCTGGTCGCCTACCTGAAGGCGGCCCCGGAGCCGGCCCAGGTGGTGCTGGCCGGCAGCCTCCGGCGCTGGCGCGAGACGATCGGCGACGTGGACGTGCTGGTGGCCACCGCGAGCGCCCGCGCGCTGGGCGCGCGCTTCCTCGCCTATCCGCTGGTGCAGCGCGTGCTGGCGCAGGGCAGCACCCGCTCGAGCGTGGTGTTGCGCAGCGGGCTGCAGGTGGACCTGCGCGTGGTCCGGCCCGCGAGCCTCGGCGCCGCGCTGGTCTATTTCACCGGTTCCAAGGCGCACAACCTCGCCCTGCGCGCGCTGGCGCGCAAGCGCGGACTGAAGATCAACGAGTACGGCGTCTACCACGGTAGCCGCCGCATCGCCGGGGACACCGAGGCTTCGGTCTATGCCAGCGTCGGCCTGCCGGCGATCCCGCCGGAGCTGCGCGAGAACGCCGGCGAGATCGAGGCGGCGGCGGCCGGGAGCCTGCCCTCGTTGATCGCGCTCGAGGATCTGCGCGGCGACCTGCACTGCCACACCAACGCCAGCGACGGCAGCGCCGACCTGGACGCCATGGCCCGTGCCGCCTCGGCCGCCGGCCTGGAATACCTGGCGATTACCGACCATTCGCGCGGCCTCGCCGTGACCGGTGGGCTGGACCGTCGCCGGCTGCTGGCCCAGATCGAGGCGATCGACCGTTTCAACGCCTCGCATGCGGCACCGCTCCTGCTCAAGGGCATCGAGGTGGACATCCTTGAGGATGGCCGGCTGGACCTTCCGGACGACCTGCTGGCCAGGCTGGACCTGGTCGTCGGCGCCGTGCACAGCCACTTCGACCTGTCGCGCGAGCGGCAGACCGCGCGCCTGCTGCGCGCCATGGACCATCCCTGCTTCAGCATCCTGGCGCATCCGACCGGGCGCCTGATCGAGCAGCGCGCCGCCTATGCGGTGGACATCGAACGCGTGGTGCGCCATGCGCGGGAACGCGGCTGCTTCCTGGAAGCGAACGCGCATCCGGACCGGCTGGACCTGGACGATGTGCACTGCCGCCTGGCCAAGGCCGCCGGCGTGCCCCTGGCCATCGGCAGCGACGCCCACGACATCGCCGGGTTCGCGGCACTGCGCTTCGGCATCGGCCAGGCGCGACGTGGCTGGATCGAAACGGGCGACGTCATCAACACGCTGCCGCTGGCTGCGCTGAAAGCGCGCCTGGCGGCGACCATGCGCGGATAG
- the mgtA gene encoding magnesium-translocating P-type ATPase: MELPTRLAASAAPRPGRAADPPCAGLSDAEAVRRRARYGPNEFHRTGSGLLATVAGAFANPLVAILIAAAVTSGVLGDVLGALIIAVIVLLSLVLNATLGFRSQRAAERLRAEITPMATVHRDGRWQERPRRELVPGDLIRLSAGDRIPADARLLEARDFHVQQAALTGESIPVEKEPAPADADAGPAAKGRVFLGSSVVAGTAVAEVVATGAATAFGEVAARLGERPPSTEFERGLKDFAGLIMRTVVMLVLLVLLVGVVLHRPPLQTLLFALALAVGLTPEFMPMITTVTLARGAVRMARRRVIVRHLAAIEDFGSMTVLLSDKTGTLTRGDTAVDGSWDASGEPSSRVAQLAVLNAMFETGTRSPLDAAILRDCPPAPPGWSKLDEIPLDFERRRMSIVVERDGERWIVTKGAPESVLPACVQCELGEGTFLLDASRRNESERAYQAMGERGLRVLAIAWRPVDARTRYAATAETGLVLAGFVSFADPLMPGVAPALQALAADGIPLKILTGDNPRVARHVCAQAGLDPGEVVTGDALRGMSETALGLLAARTRVFALVTPEQKRRIVMALKARSEVVGFLGDGVNDAPSLHAADVGISVADAVDIARDSADILLRERNLEVLHAGVIEGRRAFANVMKYLFMGTSSNFGNMFSMVVGALVLPFLPMLPSQILLNNFLYDLAQTTIPSDNVDQAQLRGPQRWSVPLIRRFMYGIGPVSSLYDLLTFYVLIRWLHATAETFHTGWFIESLATQTLVVFVIRTRGNPLRSRPAALLVASVSLVVAAGLVLPWTPLAAMFGFVPLPPAFFAFLAVATGSYLLLVQALKKRFMRAVAAPRTPPRA; the protein is encoded by the coding sequence ATGGAGCTTCCGACCCGCCTCGCGGCCAGCGCCGCGCCCCGTCCGGGAAGGGCTGCCGACCCGCCCTGCGCCGGCCTGTCCGACGCGGAAGCCGTGCGGCGCCGTGCCCGCTACGGCCCGAACGAGTTCCATCGCACCGGTTCGGGCTTGCTGGCCACCGTGGCCGGCGCCTTCGCCAATCCACTGGTGGCGATCCTGATCGCGGCGGCGGTGACCTCCGGCGTGCTTGGCGATGTGCTGGGTGCGCTGATCATCGCGGTGATCGTGCTGCTGAGCCTCGTCCTCAACGCCACGCTCGGCTTCCGCTCGCAGCGCGCGGCCGAACGGCTGCGCGCCGAGATCACGCCCATGGCGACGGTGCATCGGGACGGCCGCTGGCAGGAACGTCCACGACGCGAGCTGGTTCCCGGCGACCTGATCCGGCTTTCCGCCGGCGACCGCATCCCGGCGGACGCACGGCTGCTGGAGGCGCGCGATTTCCACGTGCAGCAGGCCGCCCTGACCGGCGAGTCCATCCCGGTCGAAAAAGAGCCGGCGCCGGCCGACGCCGATGCCGGCCCGGCGGCGAAGGGCAGGGTATTCCTCGGCTCGTCGGTGGTCGCCGGCACCGCGGTCGCCGAGGTGGTGGCCACCGGCGCCGCGACCGCGTTCGGCGAAGTGGCGGCGCGCCTGGGCGAACGTCCACCCTCGACCGAGTTCGAGCGCGGGCTGAAGGATTTCGCGGGCCTGATCATGCGCACGGTCGTGATGCTGGTGCTGCTCGTGCTCCTGGTCGGCGTGGTGCTGCATCGCCCGCCGCTGCAGACCCTGCTGTTCGCGCTGGCGCTCGCGGTGGGCCTGACGCCCGAGTTCATGCCGATGATCACCACCGTCACCCTGGCGCGCGGTGCGGTGCGGATGGCGCGGCGGCGGGTGATCGTGCGCCACCTTGCCGCGATCGAGGACTTCGGCAGCATGACCGTGCTGCTGAGCGACAAGACCGGCACGCTCACCCGCGGCGACACCGCCGTCGACGGCAGCTGGGACGCAAGCGGAGAACCCTCGTCCCGGGTCGCGCAACTGGCCGTGCTCAACGCCATGTTCGAGACCGGCACGCGCAGCCCGCTCGACGCGGCGATCCTGCGTGACTGCCCGCCCGCGCCGCCGGGCTGGTCCAAGCTCGACGAGATTCCGCTGGACTTCGAGCGCCGCCGCATGAGCATCGTCGTCGAGCGGGACGGCGAGCGCTGGATCGTCACCAAGGGCGCGCCCGAGTCGGTCCTGCCCGCCTGCGTGCAGTGCGAACTGGGGGAGGGCACCTTCCTGCTCGACGCATCGCGGCGCAACGAAAGCGAGCGGGCGTACCAGGCGATGGGCGAGCGCGGACTGCGCGTGCTGGCGATCGCCTGGCGGCCGGTCGACGCGCGCACGCGCTACGCCGCGACCGCCGAGACCGGGCTGGTGCTGGCCGGTTTCGTCTCGTTCGCCGATCCGCTCATGCCCGGCGTGGCGCCGGCGTTGCAGGCGCTCGCGGCCGATGGCATCCCGCTGAAGATCCTGACCGGCGACAACCCGCGCGTGGCGCGCCACGTCTGCGCGCAGGCCGGCCTCGACCCGGGCGAAGTGGTGACCGGTGATGCGCTGCGCGGAATGAGCGAGACCGCGCTGGGGCTGCTGGCCGCGCGCACACGCGTGTTCGCGCTGGTCACGCCCGAGCAGAAGCGCCGCATCGTGATGGCGCTCAAGGCGCGCAGCGAGGTGGTCGGCTTCCTCGGCGACGGCGTCAACGATGCGCCGTCGCTGCACGCGGCCGATGTGGGCATCTCGGTCGCCGATGCGGTCGATATCGCCCGCGACAGCGCCGACATCCTGCTGCGCGAGCGCAACCTGGAGGTGCTCCACGCCGGCGTCATCGAGGGCCGGCGCGCGTTCGCCAACGTCATGAAATACCTCTTCATGGGCACCAGCTCGAACTTCGGCAACATGTTCAGCATGGTCGTGGGCGCGCTGGTGCTGCCTTTCCTGCCGATGCTTCCGTCGCAGATCCTGCTGAACAATTTCCTGTACGACCTGGCGCAGACCACGATTCCGTCGGACAACGTCGACCAGGCGCAGCTGCGCGGCCCGCAGCGCTGGAGCGTGCCGCTGATCCGGCGCTTCATGTACGGCATCGGGCCGGTCAGTTCGCTCTACGACCTGCTGACCTTCTACGTGCTGATCCGCTGGCTGCACGCCACGGCCGAAACCTTCCACACCGGCTGGTTCATCGAGTCGCTGGCCACGCAGACGCTGGTGGTGTTCGTCATCCGCACCCGCGGCAATCCGTTGCGCAGCCGCCCGGCGGCGCTGCTGGTGGCGAGCGTCTCGCTGGTGGTCGCCGCGGGCCTGGTGCTGCCGTGGACGCCGCTGGCCGCGATGTTCGGCTTCGTGCCGCTGCCGCCGGCGTTCTTCGCCTTCCTGGCCGTCGCCACGGGCAGTTACCTGCTGCTGGTGCAGGCACTCAAGAAGCGCTTCATGCGCGCGGTGGCTGCGCCGCGAACGCCACCGCGCGCGTAG
- a CDS encoding lysylphosphatidylglycerol synthase transmembrane domain-containing protein produces MDHHPTASRRWPAPRADHERPATTLQWAGWLLGLLALAALAGIVLRRGEVERFLGLLGSLAPAWLGLAVVLQLATYACVATAWWLGLDRAGAHRPWNALIGLAVAKLFVDQSVPTGGIAGTAFLVNVLARQGVPRSACMATLVTNFVGFHGAYLLSALAGMGLLWLRHDARPWMHTITIVFVIVAAAVPLGLFALHHYGRRAPAWVERLPGVAALLEAAAEAPVAQLLRRGRLLAATAALNLAVIAADAATLWTMLHALGLHASYAVAYPSFLLAMMVATVSPIPMGLGTFEAASVAALSTQGVPLEGALAGTLLLRGCTTWVPMAPGLWLARRALREARDRA; encoded by the coding sequence ATGGACCACCACCCGACCGCGTCACGCCGATGGCCTGCGCCACGCGCGGACCATGAGCGGCCGGCGACCACGCTGCAGTGGGCCGGATGGCTGCTCGGTTTGCTGGCGCTTGCCGCCCTGGCCGGCATCGTCCTGCGCCGCGGCGAGGTGGAACGTTTCCTGGGCCTGCTCGGTTCGCTCGCCCCGGCCTGGCTCGGGCTGGCGGTGGTGCTGCAGTTGGCGACGTATGCCTGCGTCGCCACCGCCTGGTGGCTCGGGCTGGATCGCGCCGGCGCGCACCGCCCGTGGAATGCGCTGATCGGCCTTGCCGTCGCGAAGCTCTTCGTGGACCAGTCGGTGCCGACCGGCGGCATCGCCGGCACCGCCTTCCTGGTCAACGTACTGGCCCGCCAGGGAGTGCCGCGGTCCGCGTGCATGGCCACGTTGGTGACCAACTTCGTCGGCTTCCATGGCGCCTACCTGCTCTCGGCCCTGGCCGGCATGGGCCTGCTGTGGCTCCGGCACGACGCGCGTCCCTGGATGCACACCATCACGATCGTGTTCGTGATCGTCGCCGCGGCAGTACCGCTGGGCCTGTTCGCGCTGCACCACTACGGGCGGCGCGCGCCCGCATGGGTGGAACGCCTGCCGGGCGTGGCCGCGCTGCTGGAGGCCGCGGCCGAGGCGCCGGTGGCCCAGCTGCTGCGTCGCGGGCGCCTGCTGGCCGCCACGGCCGCGTTGAATCTCGCCGTCATCGCCGCGGACGCGGCGACGCTGTGGACCATGCTCCATGCGCTCGGGCTGCACGCCTCCTACGCGGTCGCCTACCCGAGTTTCCTGCTCGCCATGATGGTGGCGACGGTGAGCCCGATCCCGATGGGGCTGGGCACCTTCGAGGCGGCCAGCGTCGCCGCGCTGTCCACCCAGGGCGTGCCCCTCGAAGGTGCGCTGGCGGGCACCCTGCTGCTGCGCGGTTGCACGACCTGGGTGCCGATGGCGCCGGGCCTGTGGCTGGCACGCCGCGCCCTGCGCGAAGCGCGCGACCGGGCTTGA